One Methylobacterium oryzae DNA window includes the following coding sequences:
- the pufC gene encoding photosynthetic reaction center cytochrome PufC, which translates to MKTILAVAGGALALFLTIAMFGGAGWTHPPMANKQTGFRGTGMDLIRTRAGNEALAAANVAPTPADPADAGGDKASAVYQNVQVLGDLSAEQFNRLMVSITEWVAPQQGCTYCHSTENMASDELYQKRVARRMLQMTQYINSSWKENHVHQTGVTCYTCHRGNPVPANIWFDHPVQGAGRFIPRNNSQNLASAEVGNTSLPYDVYQAFYQHKETSEDAVRVNATTALPETKGKPIQDAEKTFAIMISMSQSLGVNCTFCHNTRSVAQWDTSTPNRIHAWYGIRMVRDLNQDYMEPLKSTFPRNRLGILGDVPKINCATCHNGANKPLNGANVIEPYPELSHPTIAVSLPTGEAKDPIPGTETPTPKP; encoded by the coding sequence ATGAAGACGATTCTGGCGGTGGCCGGCGGCGCACTGGCCCTCTTCCTCACCATCGCGATGTTCGGCGGCGCCGGCTGGACCCACCCGCCGATGGCGAACAAGCAGACCGGCTTCCGCGGGACGGGCATGGACCTGATCCGCACCCGCGCCGGCAACGAGGCGCTGGCCGCCGCGAACGTCGCCCCGACCCCGGCCGATCCGGCCGATGCGGGCGGCGACAAGGCCTCGGCCGTCTACCAGAACGTCCAGGTTCTGGGCGATCTTTCGGCCGAGCAGTTCAACCGGCTGATGGTGTCGATCACCGAGTGGGTGGCCCCGCAGCAGGGCTGCACCTACTGCCACAGCACCGAGAACATGGCGTCCGACGAGCTCTACCAGAAGCGCGTCGCCCGGCGGATGCTCCAGATGACCCAGTACATCAACTCGTCCTGGAAAGAGAACCACGTCCATCAAACGGGCGTGACCTGCTACACCTGTCACCGCGGCAATCCGGTGCCGGCCAATATCTGGTTCGATCATCCGGTTCAGGGGGCGGGGCGCTTCATCCCGCGCAACAACAGCCAGAACCTCGCCTCCGCAGAAGTCGGCAACACCTCGCTGCCCTACGACGTCTATCAGGCCTTCTATCAGCACAAGGAGACGTCGGAGGACGCGGTCCGGGTCAACGCCACCACGGCGCTGCCGGAGACCAAGGGCAAGCCGATCCAGGACGCCGAGAAGACCTTCGCGATCATGATCAGCATGTCGCAATCGCTCGGGGTCAACTGCACCTTCTGCCACAACACCCGATCGGTGGCGCAGTGGGACACCAGCACGCCCAACCGCATCCATGCCTGGTACGGCATCCGCATGGTGCGTGACCTGAACCAGGATTACATGGAGCCGCTGAAATCGACATTCCCGCGGAACCGGCTCGGGATCCTGGGCGACGTGCCGAAGATCAACTGCGCCACCTGTCACAACGGCGCCAACAAGCCGCTCAACGGCGCCAACGTGATCGAGCCCTATCCGGAGCTGTCGCACCCGACGATCGCCGTGAGCCTGCCGACCGGCGAGGCCAAGGACCCGATCCCCGGGACCGAGACCCCGACGCCGAAGCCCTGA
- the pufM gene encoding photosynthetic reaction center subunit M → MAYYQNIFTQVQVRPLVPDQGVPVAVDERVGKPFNSYLFGLIGNSQVGPIYIGYIAALSITCGVIAFEIIGLNMWASVNWDPVQFVRQLPWLALEPPLPKYGLKVLPPLNEGGWWLIAGFFLTASILLWWVHLYKRARALGLGLHVPWAFASAIWLYLVLGFIRPVLMGSWSEAVPFGIFPHLDWTAAFSLRYGNLFYNPFHMLSITFLYGSTLLFAMHGGTILACSRYGAEREIDQIVDRGTATERAALFWRWTMGFNATMESVHRWAWWFAVLTTLTGGIGILLTGTVVDNWYLWAVKHGVAPSYPQVYGPIVDPAHLAPGMKP, encoded by the coding sequence ATGGCCTATTACCAGAACATCTTCACGCAGGTTCAGGTGCGCCCGCTCGTGCCGGATCAGGGCGTTCCGGTCGCGGTCGACGAGCGGGTCGGCAAGCCGTTCAACAGCTACCTGTTCGGGCTGATCGGCAACAGCCAGGTCGGGCCGATCTACATCGGCTACATCGCGGCCCTGTCGATCACATGCGGGGTGATCGCCTTCGAGATCATCGGGCTCAACATGTGGGCCTCGGTGAACTGGGACCCGGTCCAGTTCGTCCGGCAATTGCCGTGGCTCGCCCTCGAGCCGCCTCTCCCGAAGTACGGCCTGAAGGTCCTTCCGCCCCTGAACGAGGGCGGGTGGTGGCTCATCGCCGGCTTCTTCCTGACGGCCTCGATCCTGCTGTGGTGGGTCCATCTCTACAAGCGGGCGCGGGCGCTCGGCCTCGGCCTGCACGTGCCGTGGGCCTTCGCGTCGGCGATCTGGCTCTACCTCGTCCTCGGCTTCATCCGGCCGGTGCTGATGGGCTCGTGGTCGGAAGCCGTGCCGTTCGGCATCTTCCCGCACCTCGACTGGACCGCGGCCTTCTCGCTCCGCTACGGGAACCTCTTCTACAACCCGTTCCACATGCTCTCGATCACGTTCCTCTACGGGTCGACGCTGCTGTTCGCGATGCACGGGGGCACGATCCTGGCCTGCTCGCGCTACGGCGCGGAGCGCGAGATCGACCAGATCGTCGACCGCGGCACGGCCACCGAGCGCGCCGCCCTGTTCTGGCGCTGGACCATGGGCTTCAACGCCACGATGGAGTCGGTCCATCGCTGGGCGTGGTGGTTCGCCGTGCTGACGACGCTGACCGGCGGCATCGGCATCCTGCTCACCGGGACCGTGGTCGACAACTGGTACCTCTGGGCCGTCAAGCACGGCGTCGCGCCCTCGTACCCGCAGGTCTACGGCCCGATCGTGGATCCCGCCCATCTCGCACCCGGCATGAAGCCGTGA
- a CDS encoding DUF882 domain-containing protein, which translates to MPSLPRALRHLTLALSGLALGLIAGTAETEDAVANGDTRSLSIYHTHTQESATITFKRDGRYDRAALEQLNWLLRDWRVNEPTKMDPRLFDTVWEAYRQVGATQPIHVVSAYRSPGTNAMLRRRSRMVAEYSQHMLGKAMDFFLPDVSIDRIREVGLRMQRGGVGWYPHAGTPFVHLDVGSVRMWPRMTHDQLARLFPDGKTVLLPSDNRPFPRYEEAKAEILARGGTVAGLTTQMASGEEEDGPGLFGFLASLFGGGRSAPEPAPVPAPVETARKSRRAPVVAVASADPQDPAGARAALAYAAPAADDALRGSLAERAQAKGAETKPSDTRPADAKALLTASQPVAVDDTVTAVTAPLPPRRPADMAAVAASLNMPLPPPRPVQFAALERGMANLAPAAEIRALDKPAAAVPARARSLVAPDADAKAQLRALFDSVSAGPGAAPASRATPVHVAATRLRGAAPDAVVGAAPDRVTTRFSPRSPGDDLPTRFTGSAARAVSGAR; encoded by the coding sequence GTGCCCAGTCTCCCGCGCGCCCTTCGCCACCTCACTCTCGCCCTGTCCGGCCTCGCGCTCGGACTGATCGCCGGGACGGCCGAGACCGAGGACGCGGTCGCCAACGGCGACACCCGCTCCCTGTCGATCTACCACACCCACACGCAGGAGAGCGCGACCATCACGTTCAAGCGCGATGGGCGCTACGACCGCGCGGCTCTCGAGCAGCTGAACTGGCTCCTGCGCGACTGGCGGGTCAACGAGCCGACAAAGATGGACCCGCGGCTGTTCGATACGGTCTGGGAGGCCTATCGCCAGGTCGGGGCGACGCAGCCGATCCACGTCGTGTCGGCCTACCGGTCGCCGGGCACCAACGCGATGCTGCGCCGCCGCTCCAGGATGGTGGCCGAGTACAGCCAGCACATGCTCGGCAAGGCGATGGACTTCTTCCTGCCGGACGTGTCGATCGACCGGATCCGGGAGGTCGGTCTCCGGATGCAGCGCGGCGGCGTCGGCTGGTACCCCCATGCCGGAACGCCGTTCGTGCACCTCGACGTGGGCTCGGTGCGGATGTGGCCGCGCATGACCCACGATCAGCTCGCCCGCCTCTTCCCGGACGGCAAGACCGTCCTGCTCCCGAGCGACAACCGGCCCTTCCCTCGCTACGAGGAGGCCAAGGCCGAGATCCTGGCCCGCGGCGGCACCGTGGCGGGCCTCACGACGCAGATGGCCAGCGGCGAGGAGGAGGACGGGCCCGGCCTGTTCGGCTTCCTGGCCAGCCTGTTCGGCGGCGGCCGGTCGGCACCGGAACCCGCGCCGGTGCCGGCCCCGGTGGAGACGGCGCGGAAGTCGCGCCGCGCGCCCGTCGTCGCCGTGGCGAGCGCCGATCCGCAGGATCCGGCGGGCGCGCGCGCGGCCCTCGCCTACGCGGCGCCCGCGGCCGACGACGCCCTGCGCGGCTCGCTGGCCGAGCGGGCGCAGGCGAAAGGCGCCGAGACCAAGCCCTCCGACACCAGGCCCGCCGACGCCAAGGCGCTCCTGACCGCCAGTCAGCCGGTCGCCGTCGACGATACCGTGACCGCCGTCACGGCACCGCTCCCGCCGCGGCGCCCCGCCGATATGGCCGCCGTCGCGGCGAGCCTGAACATGCCCCTGCCGCCGCCCCGCCCTGTGCAGTTCGCGGCGCTGGAGCGCGGGATGGCCAACCTCGCGCCGGCGGCCGAGATCCGCGCCCTCGACAAGCCGGCGGCGGCGGTTCCGGCTCGCGCCCGCTCCCTCGTGGCTCCGGACGCGGATGCCAAGGCGCAACTGCGCGCCCTGTTCGACTCCGTATCGGCCGGCCCGGGCGCTGCCCCGGCGAGCCGCGCGACCCCCGTGCACGTGGCCGCCACGCGCCTGCGCGGCGCCGCGCCCGACGCGGTGGTCGGCGCAGCGCCCGACCGGGTCACTACGCGCTTCAGTCCCCGCAGCCCCGGCGACGACCTGCCGACCCGTTTCACCGGCTCGGCCGCGCGGGCCGTGTCGGGGGCGCGGTGA
- the ppdK gene encoding pyruvate, phosphate dikinase, giving the protein MATGSAKWVYAFGDGKAEGKSQMRDLLGGKGANLAEMSNLGLPVPPGFTITTEVCTYFYDHGKSYPPELKDQVAEALAQVGKLTGRKFGDATNPLLVSVRSGARASMPGMMDTVLNLGLNDETVLALAKEADDERFAYDSYRRFITMYSNVVLGVEHHAFEEALEQYKEGKGFDLDTELGAGDWKTLIQTYKSIVRDEHGSDFPQGADDQLWGAIGAVFNSWMIPRAKKYRELNNIPESWGTAVNVQAMVFGNMGDTSATGVAFTRNPSTGEKALYGEFLINAQGEDVVAGIRTPQNITEKAREEAESDKPSMEKAMPESFAELTRIYGILESHYRDMQDMEFTIEKGKLWMLQTRNGKRTAKAALRIAVDLAGEGLISREEAIGRVEPGALDQLLHPTIDPKADRKVIASGLPASPGAATGEIVFNSEDAEAHRKAERKCILVRIETSPEDIHGMHAAEGILTTRGGMTSHAAVVARGMGKPCVSGVGSIRIDYKAQTLTVGGTTLKAGDRITIDGSTGQVIQGEVKMLEPELSGDFATLMEWADAIRGMKVRANADTPTDARTARNFGAEGIGLCRTEHMFFEGDRIIAVREMILADDAEGRRTALAKILPYQRQDFLELFTIMSGLPVTIRLLDPPLHEFLPHTDAEVAEVVKATGVSEEKIRHRTRELSEHNPMLGFRGCRLAIAFPEIAEMQARAIFEAAVQAAADTGKAVTPEVMVPLVFTRAEFDIVKARIDAMAKAVAEEKGATLDYQVGTMIELPRAALKANEIAETAEFFSFGTNDLTQTALGISRDDAATFLGPYTQKGILPADPFITIDQEGVGELVRIGVERGRKTRPDIKLGICGEHGGDPASVGFCQEVGLDYVSCSPYRVPIARLAAAQAALGKVAGKEG; this is encoded by the coding sequence ATGGCGACCGGCAGCGCGAAGTGGGTCTATGCCTTCGGCGACGGCAAGGCGGAGGGCAAGTCGCAGATGCGCGACCTGCTCGGCGGCAAGGGCGCCAATCTCGCCGAGATGTCCAACCTGGGCCTGCCGGTCCCGCCGGGCTTCACGATCACCACCGAGGTCTGCACCTACTTCTACGATCACGGCAAATCCTATCCGCCGGAACTCAAGGATCAGGTCGCGGAAGCGCTCGCCCAGGTGGGCAAGCTCACCGGCCGCAAGTTCGGCGACGCGACGAACCCGCTGCTCGTGTCGGTCCGCTCGGGTGCGCGCGCCTCGATGCCCGGCATGATGGACACGGTCCTCAATCTCGGCCTCAACGACGAGACCGTCCTGGCCCTCGCCAAGGAGGCCGACGACGAGCGTTTCGCCTACGATTCGTACCGCCGTTTCATCACGATGTACTCGAACGTGGTGCTCGGCGTTGAGCACCACGCCTTCGAGGAGGCGCTGGAGCAGTACAAGGAGGGCAAGGGCTTCGACCTAGACACCGAGCTCGGCGCCGGCGACTGGAAGACCCTCATCCAGACCTACAAGAGCATCGTGCGCGACGAGCACGGCTCGGACTTCCCGCAGGGCGCGGACGACCAGCTCTGGGGCGCGATCGGCGCCGTGTTCAATTCGTGGATGATCCCCCGCGCGAAGAAGTACCGGGAGCTGAACAACATCCCGGAGAGCTGGGGCACGGCCGTCAACGTGCAGGCCATGGTGTTCGGCAACATGGGCGACACGTCGGCCACCGGCGTCGCCTTCACCCGCAACCCCTCCACCGGTGAGAAGGCGCTCTACGGCGAGTTCCTGATCAACGCGCAGGGCGAGGATGTCGTGGCGGGCATCCGCACCCCGCAGAACATCACCGAGAAGGCGCGGGAAGAGGCGGAGAGCGACAAGCCTTCCATGGAGAAGGCCATGCCCGAGAGCTTCGCGGAGCTGACCCGGATCTACGGGATCCTGGAGTCGCACTACCGCGACATGCAGGACATGGAATTCACCATCGAGAAGGGGAAGCTCTGGATGCTCCAGACCCGCAACGGCAAGCGCACGGCCAAGGCCGCCCTGCGCATCGCCGTTGATCTGGCGGGCGAGGGGCTGATCTCCCGCGAGGAGGCGATCGGCCGCGTCGAGCCCGGCGCCCTCGACCAACTCCTGCACCCGACCATCGACCCGAAGGCCGACCGCAAGGTGATCGCCTCCGGCCTGCCGGCCTCGCCCGGCGCGGCGACCGGCGAGATCGTATTCAATTCCGAGGACGCGGAGGCGCACCGCAAGGCCGAGCGCAAGTGCATCCTCGTCCGGATCGAGACCTCGCCCGAGGACATCCACGGCATGCACGCCGCCGAGGGCATCCTCACCACCCGCGGCGGCATGACCAGCCACGCCGCCGTGGTGGCCCGCGGCATGGGCAAGCCCTGCGTCTCCGGCGTCGGCTCGATCCGGATCGACTACAAGGCGCAGACCCTGACGGTCGGCGGCACGACGCTGAAGGCCGGCGACCGGATCACCATCGACGGGTCCACGGGCCAGGTGATCCAGGGCGAGGTGAAGATGCTGGAGCCCGAGCTGTCGGGCGACTTCGCCACGCTGATGGAGTGGGCCGACGCGATCCGCGGCATGAAGGTCCGCGCCAACGCCGACACGCCGACCGACGCCCGGACCGCGCGCAATTTCGGCGCCGAGGGCATCGGCCTCTGCCGCACCGAGCACATGTTCTTCGAGGGTGACCGCATCATCGCGGTCCGCGAGATGATCCTCGCCGACGACGCCGAGGGCCGACGGACGGCGCTGGCGAAGATCCTGCCCTACCAGCGGCAGGACTTCCTCGAGCTGTTCACGATCATGTCCGGCCTGCCGGTCACGATCCGCCTCCTCGACCCGCCGCTCCACGAGTTCCTGCCGCACACCGACGCCGAGGTCGCCGAGGTCGTGAAGGCGACGGGCGTCTCCGAGGAGAAGATCCGGCACCGGACGCGCGAGCTGTCCGAGCACAACCCGATGCTCGGCTTCCGCGGCTGCCGCCTCGCGATCGCCTTCCCGGAGATCGCCGAGATGCAGGCCCGCGCGATCTTCGAGGCCGCGGTCCAGGCGGCCGCCGATACCGGCAAGGCGGTGACGCCCGAGGTGATGGTGCCGCTGGTCTTCACCCGCGCCGAGTTCGACATCGTGAAGGCCCGCATCGACGCCATGGCGAAGGCCGTGGCCGAGGAGAAGGGCGCGACCCTCGACTATCAGGTCGGCACGATGATCGAGCTGCCGCGCGCGGCCCTCAAGGCCAACGAGATCGCCGAGACCGCGGAGTTCTTCTCCTTCGGCACCAACGACCTCACCCAGACGGCGCTGGGCATCTCCCGCGACGACGCCGCCACCTTCCTGGGCCCCTACACCCAGAAGGGCATCCTGCCGGCCGACCCGTTCATCACGATCGACCAGGAAGGCGTGGGCGAGCTGGTGCGCATCGGCGTCGAGCGCGGCCGCAAGACCCGGCCGGACATCAAGCTCGGCATCTGCGGCGAGCACGGCGGCGATCCCGCCTCGGTCGGCTTCTGCCAGGAGGTGGGACTCGATTACGTGTCCTGCTCGCCCTACCGGGTGCCGATTGCCCGGCTGGCGGCCGCCCAGGCGGCGCTCGGCAAGGTCGCCGGCAAGGAAGGCTGA
- a CDS encoding DUF3096 domain-containing protein, with product MTITISNLQPLIAILAGILILVMPRLLNYIVAIYLIVVGVIGLGILH from the coding sequence GTGACCATCACCATCTCGAACCTCCAGCCGCTGATCGCGATACTCGCCGGAATCCTGATCCTGGTGATGCCGCGGCTGCTCAACTACATCGTCGCGATCTACCTGATCGTCGTCGGCGTGATCGGGCTCGGAATCCTGCATTGA